GCAGTGCCTCCAGGTCTGGGGCGGCAACCGGGCCGCCGACCAGACGCTCCGGTTGACGGGGCTGGATGGGTTCCTGGTGTCTCGTCCGTTCGAGGATGAGGACGCCGGGGGCGATGTGTACTACGCGTCGTCATGCGCCTCGGGGCGGATCACCCGCGTCGTCCTCGCCGACGTCGCGGGCCACGGCCAGGTCGTCGCGCGTTTCGCAAACGACCTGCGCACCTTGATGCAGCGCTTCGTCAACTACACGAGCCACCGCCGGTTCATGGCAGCCCTCAACGATGCGTTCGGCAAGCAGACCGAGGCCGGCCGCTTCGCCACAGCGATCGCGCTGTCGTACTTCGCGCCCAAGAACGAGCTGCACCTCATCAACGCGGGCCACCCGCCGCCGCTGTTCTACTGCGCCAAGACCAAGCAGTGGTCCGTCCTCGAAAACGATGACGCCGACGCGGCGGGCGAGAGCGAGACGCCCAAGCCGCGCACCGCCGACCTGCCGCTGGGGATTCAGGACGGCATCGGCTACCGTGCGACCCGGCGCAAACTCGCGGCCGGCGACATGCTGCTGCTCTACACCGACGCATTCATCGAGGCGAAGAAACCCGACGGCAAGCTGCTCGGCGTCGCGGGGCTGCTCGAATCCATCTGCTTCGTCACGGGCGACACCCTCGCGCCCGCCTCGGACCGGCTGCTGGGGACCCTCATCGCCCACCTCGCCGCCAGCCGGGCCAACACCCCGACCCTCGCCGGCGACGACACGACCGCCCTGCTCCTGCGGGCCACCGGAGAAAAGCGTCAGTGGAGCCAGATCCTCACGAGCCCGATCCACCTCGTTCGCGGGATCAAGCTCGGCTCACGGATCACGCTCATGCACTGAGCGCTCGGCGGGCCGGCAACCGACCTTCGCAAAGTGGCGGAGGTTTGCCGCATCTCCCCGGCTGGTCTAGAATCAGCGATTCGCCGAGGCGACCCACCCCAACCTCCAAGGACCGCGCTATGCGCCGGACGCCCGCCCGACTGATGCTTTTCCTGCTCCCCGCCCTGCTCACGCTCGTCGGCGGCTGTCAGCACATCAAGACGCCCGTGCTCGCGTTCACCGATGATGGCGACTACCTCCAGCCGGCCGTGGGCGAGGGGCTCGTCGCCAGCCGCGAGTCGTACATCCCGGACGTGCCGATGCCGATCGGCTTCCGCGCGGTCGCCAGCCAGTGCACGAGCGGCTCGGACGGCCGATCGCGCACCGTGCATCATGTTTATCAGGGCCACGCCAAGTCGTCCGCTGCGGCCGCGTTCTATCAGGACGTGCTGCCCGAGCACGGCTGGGACTTCGTCAGCGCCCAGAACGTCAGCGACACCGCCACCCTCACCTACACCAAAGGCAGCGAGTCGCTGACCGTCGAGACGCGCCACGGCTACGGCGTCACGACCGTCACCATCGACATCAACGCCCGCTGAGCGCACCCGATATGGATTCCAAGAAACGCCACGAGCTCGAGACCAACGACCTGCGCGAGTTCCTTGATAACTTCAAGGACTTCTGGGACAAGAACGGCAACACGATCCTGATCGCGCTGATCATCGTCGTCGGCGGGCTCGCCGCGATGCGCTGGTACAAGAACAAGCAGGTCGCGACCGTCAACGACGCGGCGCATGCGCTGGAGACCGCGACCAACGGCGAGTTCCTGCTCAGCGTCGCGGCCGACCACCCGAGCGTGCGGCACATCGCGCTGCTGCGGGCGGGCGACTCGTTCCTCGAAGAGGCGCGCCTTGCGCGTGTCGCCGGGGAAGATGACGACGCCGAGGAGCACTTGGAAAACGCCGCCAACGCCTACGCGAGTGTCGTCGGCGAAGAGAAGTCCCCCGCCGAGTTCCGCATTAGTGCTTACCTCGGCAGCGCGACCGTGGCCGAGGAACTGGGCGACTGGGACAAAGCGAAAGCAGCATACACCCAGGCGAGCGAGTTGGCGGGCGACCGTTTCATCCGGCTTGCGACGCTCGCCAAGGCCGGGCTCGACCGGCTGGATTCGCTGGGTGTCGCCGTGCCGTTCGGCCCCGAAGAGGTCGCCGCCCCGCAGACCCCGCCGGGCCAGCCGTTCAACCCCGACGACTTCAACCTGGATGATATCGATGACGACGGTGTGCCCGACCGCATCCAGCGGCCCGAGCAAGACCCCGCCGATCCGCTTTTCCCCGGCGGCGACCCGCTCAATCCCAGCCCTGACCCGGGCAACGACCCGCTCAACCCCGGCGGATTGCCCGGCGGACTAGGCGACCCGCTCGGTGGCGATCCAGAGGACGGCGCGGACACCCCGCCCGCCATCGACCCGCTGCTCAACCCGACCGGCGGCGAGTAAGCCCACCGGACCGACATGAACCAGCCCTTCCACGCCGACTCGCCCGAGGCCCTCGCCCAGGCCCGGCGATACCACGCGCAGTCGCTCGAAGACCTCGAAGAGGCCGGCGCCGAGCGTATGCGCTGGACGATGAACAAGAACTCGTCGCTGCGTCTGGACAAGTACGTCCAAGGCCGGCTCAAGGGGACCTCCCGCAGCCAGGTCCAGAAGCTCATCGAGCTCGGGGCCGTCACCGTCAACGGCAATGAGGCCAAGCCCTCGCAGAAGCTGCGCGGCGACGACGTCGTCGAGGTCGTCGTCCCGCCCAAGCCCGCCGACGACCTCATCGCCGAGGACATCCCGCTCGACATCCTCTACGAGGACGACGGCTTCATCGCCATCAACAAGCAGGCCGGCTTCATCGTCCACCCCGCCCGCTCGCACCTCACCGGCACGATGCTCAACGCGCTGGCCTGGCACTTCCAGCACCACCCCGGCAACAGCGTCGAGCTCAAAACAAACGACAACCAAACCCAAGCCATACCTGAGCACATCGAAGGTACGAATCGCCCCCCCTCTAAACCGAAGTCCAAAAAGAAAACCAAGCCCGCCCTCTCCTCCGTCGGCCAGGACAAGGCCCGCCCCGGCGTCATCCACCGACTGGACATGAACACCACCGGCGTCATCCTCTTTGGCAAGCAGGACGAGTCGCACTGGCTGCTCGCCAAGCAGTTCGAGGACCGCACCAACACCAAGGCCTACCTCGCCGTCGTCCACGGCAACCCGCAGCCCTCGGCCGGGACGATCGAGGAGCCCCTGGGCAAGCACCCCACGATCCGCGAGGGGCAGGCCGTGCGACAAGACTCGACCGGCAAGCACGCGCTCACCCTCTACCGGGTCCGCGAGCACTACGACGGCTACGCGCTGGTCGAGGTTCAGATCAAGACCGGACGCACACACCAGATCCGCGTCCACATGCAGTACCTCGGCTTCCCCATCGTCGGCGACCTGCTCTACGGCGGCGAGCTCGTCGGCCCCCGCGAAATCGAAAATCCGCCCCATCCCGCCGGCGCTCGGCCCCACCTCAACTACGCCCGGCCCAAGGACGAAGGCAAAAAACTCGAAGCCCGCGCGATCGACCGGCTTGAGCAAGGCGACGCCCACCCCGACGGAGCCATCCTCATGCCCACCCCCGCGCTCCACGCCGGCTACCTCCAGGTCAGGCACCCGATCCACCGCCACGACATGACCTTCACCGCGCCGCTGCACGAGCCGATGCTCACGCTCGTCAAGGCCCTACGCAAACGCCCGCACCCCGACGGGCTCAAGGGCGTCACGCAGGGCGCGTTGATCGATATGGAGTTGACGGTGCCGGCCAGCTAAATCTTCTTGCCGCGGATGCCCCAGATCAGCATGAAGAGGCCGATGAACGTAAACGGCAACGACGCCAACCACTTCCCACCCAGGTTGTAGAGGAAGGCGATGTAGCGGTTGACGCTCCGGGTTGTATCGGTGGAGTTCTCAAAATCCCAGAAGTACCACCAGATAAAGCCAGACACCCCGATCAAGAACAGACCCCAGAGGATGTTCTTCCACGGCGGATCGCCATTGTCGTCACCCTCGGTGGCCTTGGATGCCCCCAGACGGCCGGCCAGCGGCGCGGCCGCTACTGCGGTGTTGAGTTTCTTCCCGCTCTTGAAGTTGTAACCACACGACACGCACAGCGCAGCGCCCGGCTTGGCAGCCGTCCCGCACGATGGGCACTTGGCCCCGCCCGCGTGGCCCGACGCCATCTGCGCCTGGGCCCCGGCCTCCATCGCCGCGAGGGCGGCGAGGTCGCTGCTCACGCCGCCGGGCCCGCTCACGACTTCCAGATCAAAGCCGCTGTCGTCTCCCCCGCCGCCGGCGCTGGGCACGACCATCTCCAACTCGAAATCGTCCTCGGGCGGCTTGGGCCTGGGGACCCGGATGGGCTCTTTGCACTTGGGGCATTTCGCCCGCCGACCGGCGTGTTCGTCTTTGACGCCGATCTTGTGGGAGCAGTGCTTGCAGCGAAACTTGATCATCGGGTCCCCTGGAAAGAAGCGGTCAAAACAGGTCAGGTCGTACGCGGTGTGGGCTCAATGAGCGGGCTGTAGCGCGAGCCGGCGAGCGGGACACGGCGGTTCACCGGCGGGCCGGACGGCAACATCGGCCCGATCAACGCGGCGCCGACGGCGACGAGCACGTTCGCGGCGGTGTACCAGTACCAACCGACGTTGAGGTCGGCCCGGCCGCCGTTGCCATCGAAGTGCACATCGATCGCGGTCAATAGGCCGGTCACGAGCAGCATGACGATCATCAGCGGGATCATGCCGCGCCAGGCGAGCTTCATGAGCTGGTCAAAGCGCAGCCGCGGCAGCGTCCACCGCACCCACATCATCACGAAGAGTAGGAAGAAGATCTTGCCGCAGAACACGCCGAACTTCGTCATCACGATCGCGAGCCCGGCCCAGCCGCTCTGGGCGACCACCGGCAGGTCGCCGACAAACGGGAGGATGTCCCACCCGCCCAGGAACAGGATGGCGAAGAACGCGCAGCCCGTGATCATGTGCATGTACTCGCCCAGGAAGAAGAGCGCCCACTTCATCGAGCTGTACTCGGTGTGGAACCCGCCGACGAGTTCCTGCTCCGCCTCGGCCAGGTCAAACGGCGCACGGTTCGCCTCCGCGAGCAGGCAGATAAAAAAGATGATCGCGACCAGCGGGTGGGCGAAGAGCCCCCATGCGCCAAAGCCGCTCGACGACGCCTGGGTGTTGGCCATGAAGCCGGCGTCGGTGGACTTGTAGAGCAGGAGCATGATGAGCACGCAGATGCCCATGGGGATCTCGTAGCTGAGCATCTGCGCAGTGGCGCGGAGCCCGCCCAGGAAGGCATACTTGTTGTTGCTGGCGTAGGCCCCGAGCACGATGCCGTAGACCGCGACCGACCCGACCGCGAGGATATAGACGACGCCGATGTTGACCGGCGCGACGGCGACGACGGTCCGACCCGCCTCCACCAGATGCAACCCGAATAGGTGGATGTCGGGCACCATGTACGTCCCGCCCCAGGGCACCACCGCCCACCCGATCAGCGCGGGGATGACGACCAGGGCCGGCCCGAGGAAGAATAAGACGCGATCGACGTAGGGCGGGGTGTAGTCTTCTTTGAGCAGGAGCTTGATGCCGTCCGCGAGGGCCTGCCCAAAGCCGCCGAACTTTTTCTCGTAGAGCCAGGCGAGCCCCAACATGTTGAGCGGGCCGTCGAGGGCACGGAGCATGCCGAAGCCGACGCGGTTGGGTCCGATGCGGTCCTGTGCCCAGGAGCAGACCTTGCGTTCCATGAAGATGAGGTAGGCGGTCGCGCCGAGCATCGTGTGGATCACGACGAGGATGAGCATGACGCTGACGAAGAACTGGGCGGAGAGCATGGGGGTTTCCGTGTTGGAAGCCGGGTTGAGCCGAGGGGTCGGCGGGTGAGCCGTGGCGGTCCGTCGCCGGTGGCATTATCAGCCGGGCGGGGCGCGGGGGCAAATCCACGCATGCCAACCCGTTGGATGACCGATCGTTACAATCGAACGACCCGCCGGACAAAGCCCACCTTGCACGACCCTGAACCCGACCACCCGACGCCCGCCGACCCGCCCGCTGCTGCTGCGACGCCGGCGTCGCAGCCCGCGCCAACAGCCTCGAAGGAGGACGAGGGCGAGGCGGTCCCTGCAGAAGTGTTCAAGGCCCCCGCGTTCGAGTCGGCCCAGCCCGAGGCCGAGCTGCCCGCCGCCGGGGCCAGCACGGACGAGACGATCAAAGAGACGGTCGAGGCGCTGGTGATCGCGTTTATCCTCGCGTTTGTGTTCCGTGCCTTCGTGGTCGAGGCCTTCATCATCCCGACCGGGTCGATGGCCCCGACGCTCCTGGGCGAGCACATCACCTGCCATTGCCCGTCGTGTGGCTACGTCTTTGACACGAGCTCGAGCAACCGTGACACCAACAACGACGATCCGGATAAGCCCTTCGCCGCGCCCTGCCCGATGTGCCGCTTCCCCGTGCAGGTCCCCGCGATCACCCAGACCCGCGCGGGCGACCGTATCCTCGTCGATAAGTTCATCTATACCTTCGCCGACCCCAAGCGGTGGGACGTCGTCGTCTTCAAGAACCCGCAGGCCTACAACGACGACGCCACGGCCAACACGCCCGACACACCGGGCCCACGCACCAACTTCATCAAACGGCTCATCGGGCTGCCCGGCGAACAGGTCTACTTGCTCGAGGGTGACGTCTTCATCGCCCCACCCGGCAGCGCGGATTTCGCCATCGCCCGCAAGGCCGACCCCGACGCCAACCCGCACTGGCGTCGGATTCAGAACGCCATGTGGCAGCCGATCTACCACAGCCAGTACGTCCCGCTCGTCACCGGGCTCCCCGGCTCGGGCCACGGCACGGTCGACGATGTCCGCGATGACGACCACGCCTGGGACGTGCCTTGGATCGTCGCCGACAACAACCAGGGAGACTGGCAGCTCGGCGACGCGCGGCACCCCGCCCGGCGCTACCGCTTCGCCGGCGGGAAGGGCCTCATCGAGTTCGAATTCGACCCGCTGGACTCGGGCGTCGCCTACGACAACTCGTTCTCCGTCTACCCCTACAATTTCGGCGGCTGGGGCCAGACCATGCACCGACGGGACCACGAGCCGATCGAGGACATCCGTCTCGCCGCCGCCGTGAAACCCGAGGGCAATAACATCATGGTCATGCTCTCGACCACCGCCCGGCTCGATGTCCCCGGCAACGGCACGGAAACCCTCACGGTCTCGATCGACTCCGCGGGCTGGGTCATCGTCCAGGCCCCCGACCGGGGCGAAGCAAACAGCGTGCTGGGCGAACCGGCGCAGGGGCCAGCGCTGCAGCCGGGCGTCGCGACCACCGTCGAGCTCTGGCTCGTCGATCAGCAGGTCATGGTCTGGGTCGCGGGTGAACTGGTCACAACGTACCAATACGACCTTTCGTGGCAGCAGGTGCTCGACCGCCCCGCGCCCGAGCCGCTGCCAGAAGTGGTGATCGGCATCGACTCGGACCAGCCTGTCGAGCTGTACCGCGTCGAGCTGGACCGCGACGTGTACTACAGCGGGCGATACACACCTTCGGCCGGCAGCATCTTCCGCCGAAATGGGCAACTGGATGCGAGCGACCTGCCCGCGCCGATGGTGCTCCGCGAACAGACGGCCGACCACGACGCCGAGTTCTACGTCATCGGCGACAACACCCCCGCCAGCGATGACGCCCGGGTCTGGACCGATGTCAACGGCTGGGTCCGGCTGCGCTACTTCGGCGGCGAAGAACGCACCCGCGTCGTACCCCGCAGCCTGATGGTCGGCCGGGCGTTCTTCGTCTACTACCCCGCCCCCCAGCCCGCGCGGCGCGGCGACAGCGGGATCATCCCGGACTTCGGCCGGATGCGATTTATCCACTGACACCGGCGCAACCGTGTTTAGCCCGCCGCCCAACGGGCGCGGCGTGTACGCCCAGGTAAGGCACGCCCCGCCCGATGGACGACGGCGGCATAGACGGCGTCACCGGTGACGGTAAATCAGGCAAGCAAATTGCCAAGGGCAGACCCGTACCCACTGGCAGGGTCATCCCGACCCACTATCATGCCTCCCCTATGGCACAGCCCCCCCTCATCATGCGGCACGTCATCGCCGCCCTGGTCACCAACGAGCCCGGCGTCCTCGCGCAGGTCGCTGGCATGTTCGCCGCGCGCGGATTCAACATCGACTCCCTCGTCGTCGGCCGAACCGAAAACCCCGAGCTCTCCCGTATGACCATCGTCGTCATCGGCGACGATGCGATCCTCGAACAGGTCCGCAAGCAGCTCCAGAAACTTGTCCCCGTTGTCAAGGTTGTCGACTATCAGAACGTCACCTTCGTCGAACGCGACCTAGTGATGGTCCAGGTCAACACCAAAGACGGTGAGGTCGATACCGCACACCGTGGCGAGATCGCCCAGCTCGCCGACTTCTTCCGCGCCAAGATCGTCGATGTCGCCTCCGACCGTATGATGGTCGAGCTCGGCGGCACCGAAGAAAAACTCGAGGCCTTCGTCGAGATGCTCAAGCCGTTCGGCATCATCGAACTCGCCCGCACCGGCGTAATCGCCATGCCGCGCGGTGACGCCGGCTCCAGCGCAAGACACCCCGTCCGCGGCGGCATCGTCCGCTACACCGACGCCGCGGGCGACGACGACGCCATTGACCCCAGCGACCTGCCGCCGGGGTAGGTCAGATCGTCCTTCGTGGTTCACTCTAAAAGGTGGGGCGGGCTTCCAGCCCGCCATCAGGCCGAAGGCCTGAAAGCGCACTTGGTTCACGGCTACGCCGTGATGGCAGGCAGGATGCCCGCCCCACCTATCCCAATGTGAACGACTACCCGATCGTCCGCCGGTCATTGATTCAAATGTAAGATACCCGCATGCCCAAGCGCATCCGTGTCAGTCTTGCGAACAAGTGCCAGCTGCTGTTCGGCGTCGGGGTCGTGCTGATCCTGGTCGCCGCGCTGCTGGTCGTCTCGCGCCGGATGAACACGCTCGTCGAGCAGGGCCCACTCCAACGCGCCCAGGACATCGCTAACCTCTGGCTCACCGACCAACTCCAACTCGGCACCGGCCCGGCCGCGACGCAACCCAACCCCGCCGCCGCGATCGCCAACACCGGCATCCAGGTCACGCTCATCAACCGTGAGCAGTTCGAGGCCCTCGCCGCCGAAGACCCCTTTGTTGCCGCAACCATCGAACGCTTCGAGAACGTCGGCGACCAGACCGAAAACTTCGCGACCGACGAAGACCCCGAGGTCGGCACCTACTACCGCTACGCCCGGGCCGTTCGCACCAGCGACCTCGGGTCACCCGAAGGGGTCGGCAACGGCAACGTCGGCGGGCCGATGGAGGACGCCGCGGCCGACAACCCGCTCGAACAGGTCCTCTTCATCAACCTCATCGATCAGGCCACGCAGCGCCAGCGCATGGTCAACCGCATCTATCTCCTCGCCGCGGGGCTCCTCGCCGGGCTGCTCGCCATCGCGGCGTTCTGGTTTATCACCACCCGCCTGGTGCTTTCGCCCGTCCGGGTCCTCCGCGGCTTTGCCGAGAAAGTCGCGCAGGGCGACCTCAACCTCCGCAGCGACATCAATACCGGCGACGAGTTCGAGCAGCTCTCCGACATGTTCAACGCCATGCTCGACAACGTCCGCTCCACCCAAGACAAGCTCCAGTCGGCGAACAAATCCCTCGACCTCAAACTCGGCGAGCTAGCCGAGTCCAATGTCGCGCTGCACGAGGCCAACAAGGTCAAGGGCGACTTCCTCGCCAATGTCTCGCACGAGCTGCGCACCCCGCTCAACTCGATCATCGGGTTCGCGGAAGTCATGCAGGAGACCCTCGCCGACCGTACGGGCCCGGTCGACGAGAAACGCAAGCGATACGCCGCGAACATCATCAACTCCAGCCGACGCCTGCTTGAGCTTATCAACGACCTGCTCGACCTCGCCAAGATCGAGGCCGGCCGGATGGAGCTGCGCCTCGCGACTGTCTCGATCCAGGACACCACCGAAGGCCTGGCGAACCTGATCCGTCCGCAGGCCGAGAAACGCGGCGTCAACATCCGCGTCAAGGTCCAGCCCAACCTGCCCGCCGCTGAGACCGACCCGGGCAAGCTCCAACAGGTGCTGTTCAACTTCCTCGCCAACGCCGCGAAGTTCACTGCGCCCGACAGCGTCATCACCCTCGCCGCCGCCCTCGAAGGCGCGGGCGGCCCGACCAGCCAGGCGATGCTCCGGCTCAGCGTCTCGGACCAGGGCCCGGGCATCGCGCCCGAAGACCACCCCAAGGTCTTCGAAAAGTTCTCGCAGATCGACCCCAGCGTGACCCGCGAGCACGGCGGCACGGGGCTTGGCCTCACCATCAGCAAAGAGCTCGCCGAACTCTTAGGCGGCCGCATCGAACTTACCAGCGAACTGGGCAAGGGCGCGACCTTCGCGATCATCATCCCGCTGATCTACCAGCCCCCGAGCGCGCCGCTCATGCCAGCGATGGAATCCATGTAACGCGGCCGGGTCATGGTAATGCACCGGGTGCCACACAACTGCCCTGCTCGGAGGGCTGCTGTGTGCAGGGCCGCGAGACGGCTTGTTTCAAAACAGCACACAGCAGCCCTGAGGACAGGGCAGTTGTGTGGCACCCGAGATGCATCTCAACCCGCGCTACGGGATCCCGCGCACGATCGCCGGGCCGATCAGCCGGGTCGTCCATACCGGCAGCTTCTTCCACGCCTCGATCTTCCGCCGGTTTGACGGGTGGTCCGGCCGGGCCGCGTCGAGCGCCCCTTCCCGCAGATACACCTGCCAGGGTGTCGCGTGCTCCAGTGCGCCCCACTGCCGCTTGAAACGGTACGTCCCCGAGTCCATCGAGCTTCGACCGAAGTCAAACGACGCCGCGCCGCGCGCGATCGCGCGGGCGATCAGCTGGCGGTACATCCACATGTTCGCGCAGGTCGCGTGCATCGTGTGCAGGCAGCAGGCCGAGGGCACCTGCGTCTCGCGATAGCCCACGGTGTCGTCGTGGATCAGCAGCGCCCCCGCAATCGGCGAGCCCTCCAATGTCACGAGCGCGAGTTCCGCCTTGGCACCGAGGTGGTGCAGGATCGATGCGAACAGCCGCTTGGGATAGACGGGCGTCCCAAGGTCGCGCATCGTCGTCGCGAACACGCTGTAGAAACCATTGAGCAGATCGGTCCCGCCGAAGCGGATCGACAATGCGTGCCGTTCGCCCTTGCGCACCTGATTTCGTACTTTCGCCTTGAGCCCCTCCCACATCGCGTCGGTGTCGCTCGGCAGCGGCATCACCATGCGCACCTTCGCGTCGCGTGTGTGGTGGAGCGCATCATGCGCGACAGCTTCGCCATGGTGGCGCAGTTCGAGATAGCGTGCTCGGCGCTCGTCCGCCAGCCGAGTCGCGGCGTCGATCAGTTCGTCGACCGTGCCGTCGTCGCACGCCACAGCGCCGGCCCGGTTGACGTACGGCAGACTCACGAGGTGCCGGCCAAACACCGGGCTGCGCAGCAGCGAGAGCGGCAGGTAGCCGGTGACCTGGCCGTGCTGTCGCGCGATCAACG
The sequence above is a segment of the Phycisphaeraceae bacterium D3-23 genome. Coding sequences within it:
- a CDS encoding PP2C family protein-serine/threonine phosphatase, whose product is MPPDPVKMQCLQVWGGNRAADQTLRLTGLDGFLVSRPFEDEDAGGDVYYASSCASGRITRVVLADVAGHGQVVARFANDLRTLMQRFVNYTSHRRFMAALNDAFGKQTEAGRFATAIALSYFAPKNELHLINAGHPPPLFYCAKTKQWSVLENDDADAAGESETPKPRTADLPLGIQDGIGYRATRRKLAAGDMLLLYTDAFIEAKKPDGKLLGVAGLLESICFVTGDTLAPASDRLLGTLIAHLAASRANTPTLAGDDTTALLLRATGEKRQWSQILTSPIHLVRGIKLGSRITLMH
- a CDS encoding tetratricopeptide repeat protein, which produces MDSKKRHELETNDLREFLDNFKDFWDKNGNTILIALIIVVGGLAAMRWYKNKQVATVNDAAHALETATNGEFLLSVAADHPSVRHIALLRAGDSFLEEARLARVAGEDDDAEEHLENAANAYASVVGEEKSPAEFRISAYLGSATVAEELGDWDKAKAAYTQASELAGDRFIRLATLAKAGLDRLDSLGVAVPFGPEEVAAPQTPPGQPFNPDDFNLDDIDDDGVPDRIQRPEQDPADPLFPGGDPLNPSPDPGNDPLNPGGLPGGLGDPLGGDPEDGADTPPAIDPLLNPTGGE
- a CDS encoding RluA family pseudouridine synthase, giving the protein MNQPFHADSPEALAQARRYHAQSLEDLEEAGAERMRWTMNKNSSLRLDKYVQGRLKGTSRSQVQKLIELGAVTVNGNEAKPSQKLRGDDVVEVVVPPKPADDLIAEDIPLDILYEDDGFIAINKQAGFIVHPARSHLTGTMLNALAWHFQHHPGNSVELKTNDNQTQAIPEHIEGTNRPPSKPKSKKKTKPALSSVGQDKARPGVIHRLDMNTTGVILFGKQDESHWLLAKQFEDRTNTKAYLAVVHGNPQPSAGTIEEPLGKHPTIREGQAVRQDSTGKHALTLYRVREHYDGYALVEVQIKTGRTHQIRVHMQYLGFPIVGDLLYGGELVGPREIENPPHPAGARPHLNYARPKDEGKKLEARAIDRLEQGDAHPDGAILMPTPALHAGYLQVRHPIHRHDMTFTAPLHEPMLTLVKALRKRPHPDGLKGVTQGALIDMELTVPAS
- a CDS encoding NADH-quinone oxidoreductase subunit H codes for the protein MLSAQFFVSVMLILVVIHTMLGATAYLIFMERKVCSWAQDRIGPNRVGFGMLRALDGPLNMLGLAWLYEKKFGGFGQALADGIKLLLKEDYTPPYVDRVLFFLGPALVVIPALIGWAVVPWGGTYMVPDIHLFGLHLVEAGRTVVAVAPVNIGVVYILAVGSVAVYGIVLGAYASNNKYAFLGGLRATAQMLSYEIPMGICVLIMLLLYKSTDAGFMANTQASSSGFGAWGLFAHPLVAIIFFICLLAEANRAPFDLAEAEQELVGGFHTEYSSMKWALFFLGEYMHMITGCAFFAILFLGGWDILPFVGDLPVVAQSGWAGLAIVMTKFGVFCGKIFFLLFVMMWVRWTLPRLRFDQLMKLAWRGMIPLMIVMLLVTGLLTAIDVHFDGNGGRADLNVGWYWYTAANVLVAVGAALIGPMLPSGPPVNRRVPLAGSRYSPLIEPTPRTT
- a CDS encoding S26 family signal peptidase, whose translation is MHDPEPDHPTPADPPAAAATPASQPAPTASKEDEGEAVPAEVFKAPAFESAQPEAELPAAGASTDETIKETVEALVIAFILAFVFRAFVVEAFIIPTGSMAPTLLGEHITCHCPSCGYVFDTSSSNRDTNNDDPDKPFAAPCPMCRFPVQVPAITQTRAGDRILVDKFIYTFADPKRWDVVVFKNPQAYNDDATANTPDTPGPRTNFIKRLIGLPGEQVYLLEGDVFIAPPGSADFAIARKADPDANPHWRRIQNAMWQPIYHSQYVPLVTGLPGSGHGTVDDVRDDDHAWDVPWIVADNNQGDWQLGDARHPARRYRFAGGKGLIEFEFDPLDSGVAYDNSFSVYPYNFGGWGQTMHRRDHEPIEDIRLAAAVKPEGNNIMVMLSTTARLDVPGNGTETLTVSIDSAGWVIVQAPDRGEANSVLGEPAQGPALQPGVATTVELWLVDQQVMVWVAGELVTTYQYDLSWQQVLDRPAPEPLPEVVIGIDSDQPVELYRVELDRDVYYSGRYTPSAGSIFRRNGQLDASDLPAPMVLREQTADHDAEFYVIGDNTPASDDARVWTDVNGWVRLRYFGGEERTRVVPRSLMVGRAFFVYYPAPQPARRGDSGIIPDFGRMRFIH
- the ilvN gene encoding acetolactate synthase small subunit codes for the protein MAQPPLIMRHVIAALVTNEPGVLAQVAGMFAARGFNIDSLVVGRTENPELSRMTIVVIGDDAILEQVRKQLQKLVPVVKVVDYQNVTFVERDLVMVQVNTKDGEVDTAHRGEIAQLADFFRAKIVDVASDRMMVELGGTEEKLEAFVEMLKPFGIIELARTGVIAMPRGDAGSSARHPVRGGIVRYTDAAGDDDAIDPSDLPPG
- a CDS encoding HAMP domain-containing sensor histidine kinase, with product MPKRIRVSLANKCQLLFGVGVVLILVAALLVVSRRMNTLVEQGPLQRAQDIANLWLTDQLQLGTGPAATQPNPAAAIANTGIQVTLINREQFEALAAEDPFVAATIERFENVGDQTENFATDEDPEVGTYYRYARAVRTSDLGSPEGVGNGNVGGPMEDAAADNPLEQVLFINLIDQATQRQRMVNRIYLLAAGLLAGLLAIAAFWFITTRLVLSPVRVLRGFAEKVAQGDLNLRSDINTGDEFEQLSDMFNAMLDNVRSTQDKLQSANKSLDLKLGELAESNVALHEANKVKGDFLANVSHELRTPLNSIIGFAEVMQETLADRTGPVDEKRKRYAANIINSSRRLLELINDLLDLAKIEAGRMELRLATVSIQDTTEGLANLIRPQAEKRGVNIRVKVQPNLPAAETDPGKLQQVLFNFLANAAKFTAPDSVITLAAALEGAGGPTSQAMLRLSVSDQGPGIAPEDHPKVFEKFSQIDPSVTREHGGTGLGLTISKELAELLGGRIELTSELGKGATFAIIIPLIYQPPSAPLMPAMESM
- a CDS encoding FemAB family PEP-CTERM system-associated protein produces the protein MIQQVSQPDARTRFAVRRLLKDPAAAPRACGEHDPAWLDILRDGLRHRTTALIARQHGQVTGYLPLSLLRSPVFGRHLVSLPYVNRAGAVACDDGTVDELIDAATRLADERRARYLELRHHGEAVAHDALHHTRDAKVRMVMPLPSDTDAMWEGLKAKVRNQVRKGERHALSIRFGGTDLLNGFYSVFATTMRDLGTPVYPKRLFASILHHLGAKAELALVTLEGSPIAGALLIHDDTVGYRETQVPSACCLHTMHATCANMWMYRQLIARAIARGAASFDFGRSSMDSGTYRFKRQWGALEHATPWQVYLREGALDAARPDHPSNRRKIEAWKKLPVWTTRLIGPAIVRGIP